CTATCCGGATCTCGAGCCGGACGCCGTTCGCCGGGCGCTGCGGCGCACCTCCTACGACACCGAGCAGGAGCGTGAGGCCGAGACGACGGCGACGATCATCCTGGAATGGGCGTCGGTCCTGGACCAGGTCGGCGTCAGCGGAAGATCGAGCGAGGCGGCTCAGGAAATGGGAGCCGCGCTCGAAGGCCGGCTGGGGTGGCTGTGACACCTCTGGTCCTCGCGTACGGGATCGTGTCAGCCGCCCTGCTGCTGTGGCTGGCCGCCAGGCTGGCGCGGAACCCGAGGAACTTCGCCTTGCGTAGCGTGACAGCGCTCGTGGCGTGCCTGGCCTTGGCGTTCCCGTTCGGCGCTGCGGCCGACAAAGGCGCCCATGTGGCAGGCCTGGCGCCGATGATCGCGCGGCTGATCCAGCACGGTCTTCTGCTGGTCGGCGTGTACAGCCTCGTGTGCTTCTTCCTGTTCTCGACCGGGAACCGAACAGCCGCCCGGCGACGCGCCGGCTGGTACGCAGTTCTGCTCCTGTTGGCGGAGGGCGTGCTTCTCGTCGCCGCGCTGGCGACACCGGCGTCCGCCCGGACCAACGACCAGTCGGTGCCCAGCGTGGCGGTCTTCTTCATCGCCGCCGACGTCTTCATGGCACTCGGCTTCGCGACAGCGGCAGTCTGGGCCTGGCGGTACGCGCGTGAAGCGGGCGGGCGGCTGGCCCGTGGACTGCGCATCGCGGCCGTCGGCCTGGTCGCGATCGTCTTGGCGAACTGCGTGTTCGTGCCCGCGATCGTGCTGGGGTTGATCTTTCACGTCGGCGTCGCCGATCGCGGTGGGTCAGCCGGGACGGTTGTAGGTGCGCTCGCCGTCACTGTCCTGCTGATGCCGGGTGTTCTGCTGTTTCTGGCCGGGGTCACCTACCCGGCTGTGGTAACGAGGCTGGGTGCGGTGCGGATCTGGTGGCGCCACCGCCGCGGGTACCGGCAACTTGCGCCACTGTGGACGGTGCTGCACTCGGAGTTTCCGGATGACGCACTGGATCGTGTGCCGGCAGCGCCGTGGCGAGACGCATTGCGGCTGCGGGGGACGCACCGCCGGTATTACCGCCGGGTCGTCGAATGCCGCGACGGCTTGGTCCGGATCAGCCCGTACCTCGCGCGGACCGACGCTTCCGCCGATTTGCCGAGCCGTCTGCAGGAGGCGCTCGCTGCGCACGCGGCCGGTGAGCACGTTCCGGCGAAGGCGGTTCCGGTCGCCCTGCCGGACGGGGACGGACTGGAGTCGGACGTTCGCGAGCTGGTGCAGCTGGCGCGAGGCCTGGAGACGAGGAGAGCGGGATGACCAAGGCGCTGATCATCGGTGGCGGAATCGCAGGGCCGGTCACGGCCATGGCCCTGCAGAAGGCGGGTATCGATTCCGTCGTGTACGAGGCATATCGGACAGGCGCGGACGACGTTGGCGCGTTCATGACGATCATGAACAACGGCTTCGACGCCTTGAACGCGATCGAGGCTGACAAGCCGGTGCTGCAGGCCTCCTTCCCCGCCGACCGCGCGTTGTTCTGGAGCGGCTCGGGTAAGCGACTCGGCGAAGCACCCATCGGCGGCGGCTCGGCCGGCGCGTACGGGCCGCACACCATCAAGCGTGCTGAGCTGTACCGCGTGCTGCACGACGAGGCCGCCCGGCGCGGGATCAAGATCGAGCACGGCATGCGGCTCGACGACGTCGACACTGGCCTCGAGAATGGGGTGGTGGCGACCTTCGAGGACGGTTCCCGCCAGGTAGGTGACCTGCTGATCGGCGCCGACGGGATCCACTCGGCCACCCGGGAGATCATCGACCCGCACGCGCCCGAGCCGCGCTACACGGGAACGGTCGTGTTGTGTGGCTACGCCCGGCAGGCGCCGGTCGAGCCTTTGCCTGGTGTGTACCGGATGATCTACGGCAAGCGCGTCTTCTTCGCCTACACAACCGCGCCGGACGGCGAGACGTGGTGGTTCGTGAACCTGCCGCGTCCGGAGCTGTCCAAGGCAGAACTGGCGTCGACGTCGCTAGATGAGTGGAAGCGGCAGGCGACGGCATTGCTTCGCCGTGACCGCTCGCCGGCGGCGTCGATCGTGGAGGCGTCGGAGCAGATCCGCGCGAGCAACGGCTACGACATCGCCTCGACGCCGAGGTGGCACGCCGGCCGGATGATCGTCATCGGCGACGCCGCCCACGCCGCGGCGCCGAACGCCGGGCACGGTGCGTCGATGGCGATGGAGGACGCCGTCGTCCTGGCCAAGTGCCTACGCGACGCGCCCGAGGTGGTGGCGGCGTTCCGGGCCTACGAGCAGCAGCGCCGGGAGCGGGTCGAGCGTTTGGTCGCGACCAGCGCGAGGATGGGCGGCACGGCGACTCCTGGCCCGATCAAGCGGATCATCCGCGACATCGCGATCAGGAAGCGGCTTGAGGGCGGGCCTCGCAACACAGCCGCATGGCTCACCCAGCACCACGTCGACTGGACGGACTAATTGCATGTCCGAGGATCTAGTGCTGTCTTTGCAGCGCTAGGCGATCCAGTTCCTCTATGATTACTATCATTGCATCTGGCTCAATTTGAATTACATCTGGAGCTGCTTGGTGCCAGCTTGAGATTCTTAAGGCTTCCGCGACGGCCTGCACTCTGCGTTGGCGAGTGCAATTTCGGGCTGCTTTGATTAATAATTGGGCCTGTATGTCGGAGTCGGGTATCGAACGTGTGACCGACTCCGCGCGATCGGTTTCTCCAACTTTTAATAGTGCGCCAGCTACGACGGAAAGGGCGTCTATCTGCCAGTCGCCGCCGGAAATGGAACGCGCCACTTCCTCGGCGTGGTCGAGTCTGCCCTGCTTGACCAACTCTTCGGTCAGAATATCTAGCGCCAATCCCGAATCGCTGTGGTCTGTAATGGCGCGCGCGATTGCCTCGGCTTGAGTGAGGAGCTTGTGTGGCTGCTCCCTTGATTCTGTTTGAGAAGCTGCCTCGGCAGCCCAAGTCAACGCCTGAACTTGTAAGACAGGGTCGGCAATAGATTGCACGATAGCCTCGACGCTTCTCATGTCACAATTTTCGGCAACAGCTTTGATTAGTGGTTGGATGAGTAGCTCTAAGTCGGATACGCTGGCCTGGGAGCGTGTTAGAGAGATAATCGTCTGGACCATATTTGCAAGGCGGCTATTGTTGTCAGACTTGGCGAGCTTCCTGGCAATTGAGATCTGTGCATGGTTTTTGCCAATGGGGTCGACGATCGAGCGCGCCAGTCTCTCTGCATCTCTGGTTAATCCTGCCTCAATCATGGCCTCGACGGCAGTTGCGGCCGCGGTGCTCTGCATCTCGCCGGGGCTCATAATTCGCACAATTGCCGCAGTGGGTTCGAGGTGCCCGATCCTGATAAAACCGACGAGTATTAGGGTTAGGAGTTCGTTATGCTTAGAGGGGTCATCGTAGCGCGACAGAACCATATTTAGTGCGCGCTTGAGTGTCTCTTGTGAAGGTGCAGGCTTGCCCGATTTGCTCATACCTTCGGCTAGCGAAACAAGCATTTTCACTTGTTTGGCATAATCGTCAGTTGATTGAATAAGTGGTTCTGCCTGAGCAAATAGGCCAGCCTTGACTAGCGCCTCGACTATTGAACCCATTGCTTTCCCCTGATAACTTTGAATTGTAATACTGCGCGCCACCATCTCTGCCTGTGTGAGGTCCCCCAACTTGACCAGGATGTCAGTTATTGACACTTGCGCTCGTGCGCGCATTTCTAGGTCGGCCATGTGGTCGACTATAGTTTTTGTGCGTTCTACGAAGGAGCGTGCCTGACTATGCAGGTTGACGCTTATCAGCTTGTCGGCGAGCGAAATCAGTTCTTTTGCCTCACGTTCAAGATTGTTGACTGATCGAGCGAGGTTCTCGCTGCGTTGAAGGACGTCGCTTGCGGCTCTGTGGTCGTTGATGATCGTCATGGCCCTGGCTGCTGAAGTGAGTATCTGGGCTTGTTGGCCTGGGTCATCCGTGAGGTGCGCGATTTTTAGTGCGCGACTGAAGTCCCCGGATTTTGCAAACGCTCCAGCCAGTAGTTCTAGGATATGAATCTTTTCGGAGTCGGAGATAATGCAAGTGGCGATGGATTCGGCGCGGATTAGATTGCCAATCTTGATCAACGATTTTGCGATGGATGCCAGTATCTCGGATCGGCCGAACTTATTTTTGATGGAGTATGCAAGCATCTCGGCGTGGTCGACTTTGTTAGTCGCGGTTAATGCTTCGACTACCGGTATGAGCGCATGAATTCGATAGAAAAGATCTGATATGCCCATTGCAATCGCTTCAGCGCGACCGACATCATTTGATTTGAGGAAGGATCGTATGGCAAATATGAGGGACTCTGCTCGCCAGTCGGCGTCCGGGACTGAACGCGCGACTGCTTCGGAGTGCGAACAATTGCCAATCCTCGCCAGAGTTTCGACTACGGTCACCAGCATCTGTATGCGCTCGGGTCGAGGTGCTGCGTATGCTATCGTCTCAGCGCGTGCTGTAATTTTGTTTGACTCGTCACTGTTGCCCGCAAAGGCGAGAGTGGTGGCGATGGAAGCAAGTGCTTGCACTTGCTCGAAGGGGGCTGCAGAACCCGCGATGGTCTCGGCGCGTTCAAGGAGCTCGGATGCCTGTTTGTGCTTGCCGATCTCAATCAATGTCTTCGAGATTGTTGCGAGTAGTCTTACCTGGAAAACTGAGTAGTTACTCGAAGCAGCTATTGCTTCAGCGTGCTCAATGTGGCCGGCCTTGCTGAGTGCTTTGACTACCAAACCCAATTCTCTTGCTTTGCTGTTTGGATCGGTTATGGATTGCGCTATTGCTTCGGCGTGCTCCACTTTGCCAGCATGGATCAGATTATCGATCACCAATTCTAGCCCTGACGGTTTTCCTGGTGACCAATTGATGGAACGCGCAAGGGTCTCGGCTCGATCGATGTTGTCGAAGTTGATCAACGCCTCGACGGCCGCGTACAAGACATCTGCGTGATCTCCGGGTCCGGACGCGACAGCGGCGGCTGCGGCTTCGGCAGTGCTAAGTAGTTCTCTAACTTCTTCGGTGGCGCCATGCTGCTTTAATGAGGTGGCCGCAAAAATCGATGCGTAGATTCGATCTTCAGGTTCGGGTATTGATCTAATGAGGGATTCGGCTCGCTTTATTTGACCCAGTGCTGCCCAGGCGGCAGGTAGCTCTGTTGGAATGCTTCGGTTGCGGGCGAGAAGGCGATCTCGGTGGATGGAAAGGCGAACCATCTCAACTAAGGCTGGTTCGACTTGGTTCGCGATCATGCTTTGGGTTGCGGCGATTTCGGTTAGGATAAGTGCATCGCCTCCTGACAAGCTGAGCATGCGGTCCTGGCGGGCGATATCGGTAGCGCAGTTCGTCATTCTTCGCGCGTCGCCGGCTGCTTGAAGCATGTGAAAGTAACCGTGAAGCAGATATTCTGGGGTTTCCGTCGGCCATTGTTTTTCCTGATACTGACCAGCCCATGCGTGGATACGCTCGCGGTAACCGATCAGGCGACGTTCGCCTAGCATTTCCAAGGCTGTGACCTGAAGCTGCTCGTGGCCTAGCAGGAATACATTGGCTCCGTCGGGGCTAAGATGACTGTTGCGTATAGAGAAGGTCCGTCCGGTCACAGTCCGTAGATGGTCGTCGATGTCCCACGTTGACGATCCGGTTAGCTCCGCCAAGTCCGGCGAAGACAGTCCGCCGCCTGCTGCGGCGACCAGGCCGAGCAAGTCCTGCTCGGCGATTGTACCGCGCAACAGTCGCTTCAGTTCACGTTCCATCGCTGTTCGCGTGACTTGCGCCTTCGGTGAGGGTGCTAATCGACGGATGACCGACTGGTCATGTAGTGGGTGAAACGCTGGTACGTCGGTAGGGATCGGAGGATTCGGCCTACTGGCGACGATCGCACGCATCTCGGCTGGTAGTTCCGCAGGGAGAAGGGCGGCGATACTGTGTGAGTCTGAACTGTCGTGTGCCCCTCTGTCTTCATCGAGCCCGTCGACGAGGAGGAGAAACTGCTCGCCGCGACGGTGACAGCACTCGGCTGCTTCGGTAAGGAGGCCTAACAGGTGCGCCTCGCGCGTGGACTCGGTCATGAACGGAGGCATCGTCTCGCCAAGAACGGCCAGCAGTTGCTCCATCACGTTGTCGATGAACGCATTTCGATCGTTCTGGCTGGCCAGTCGTGCCGTGACGAAAAACGACACAACTCTGACGTTTTCAGGTGGTTTTAGCGCGAACCACGACATTAGTGCCGACTTGCCTGACCATGCCTTGCCAATCCACCAGTAGTACTTGCCAGCCGTCTCAGGTGCGCGACAAAACTCAGTCAGTTCAGCGAGTTCGGTGTCCCGTCCGACCAGCTGGGGCGGAGCGATCCGCTTCACCTGCTCGCGATACCGCGTTCGCACGGGGACTCCGGTCACCAAGTTGACGTCACCGAGATGCACGCCGGAGTTGGCGTAGCCGCCAGGTGCAGTGGCTGCGCCGCTGTCAGTGACAGTGTTCCGGCTCGGCTGTTCCTTTGGCATTTGTTCAATCCAGGAA
This window of the Amycolatopsis balhimycina FH 1894 genome carries:
- a CDS encoding FAD-dependent oxidoreductase, with product MTKALIIGGGIAGPVTAMALQKAGIDSVVYEAYRTGADDVGAFMTIMNNGFDALNAIEADKPVLQASFPADRALFWSGSGKRLGEAPIGGGSAGAYGPHTIKRAELYRVLHDEAARRGIKIEHGMRLDDVDTGLENGVVATFEDGSRQVGDLLIGADGIHSATREIIDPHAPEPRYTGTVVLCGYARQAPVEPLPGVYRMIYGKRVFFAYTTAPDGETWWFVNLPRPELSKAELASTSLDEWKRQATALLRRDRSPAASIVEASEQIRASNGYDIASTPRWHAGRMIVIGDAAHAAAPNAGHGASMAMEDAVVLAKCLRDAPEVVAAFRAYEQQRRERVERLVATSARMGGTATPGPIKRIIRDIAIRKRLEGGPRNTAAWLTQHHVDWTD
- a CDS encoding MAB_1171c family putative transporter, with translation MAVTPLVLAYGIVSAALLLWLAARLARNPRNFALRSVTALVACLALAFPFGAAADKGAHVAGLAPMIARLIQHGLLLVGVYSLVCFFLFSTGNRTAARRRAGWYAVLLLLAEGVLLVAALATPASARTNDQSVPSVAVFFIAADVFMALGFATAAVWAWRYAREAGGRLARGLRIAAVGLVAIVLANCVFVPAIVLGLIFHVGVADRGGSAGTVVGALAVTVLLMPGVLLFLAGVTYPAVVTRLGAVRIWWRHRRGYRQLAPLWTVLHSEFPDDALDRVPAAPWRDALRLRGTHRRYYRRVVECRDGLVRISPYLARTDASADLPSRLQEALAAHAAGEHVPAKAVPVALPDGDGLESDVRELVQLARGLETRRAG